Proteins found in one Candidatus Atribacteria bacterium ADurb.Bin276 genomic segment:
- the csp gene encoding Cold shock-like protein, translating to MATGKVKWFNASKGYGFIESDQGGDVFVHYSAIEGNGFRTLEQGQTVEFEVQQGAKGPQAAKVKRI from the coding sequence ATGGCAACTGGTAAAGTGAAATGGTTTAATGCATCAAAGGGTTATGGTTTTATTGAATCTGATCAGGGTGGGGACGTTTTTGTTCATTACTCAGCGATCGAAGGTAACGGTTTTCGTACTCTTGAACAGGGACAGACAGTAGAGTTTGAAGTTCAACAGGGGGCAAAAGGACCGCAGGCAGCAAAAGTTAAAAGAATATAA